A genomic window from Glycine soja cultivar W05 chromosome 10, ASM419377v2, whole genome shotgun sequence includes:
- the LOC114371536 gene encoding B3 domain-containing protein At2g33720-like encodes MASVCTHLTLGMCSCTPSFACSSSTKKRKLCNKANVGSRNKKLKNEDDEVWKIKKVLKESDVGSMSRLILTREMAEKFVLPVLGDDADQIDSGVSVQIWDADTNSMHSLVFKRWVSSRSYVFIGNWIKDFVARRGLRKGDEIGFQWNPFKNGFEFSVLQVNYMG; translated from the coding sequence ATGGCTAGTGTTTGCACCCATTTGACGTTGGGTATGTGTTCTTGCACCCCAAGCTTTGCTTGTTCTTCATCCACCAAGAAGAGGAAGCTTTGCAACAAAGCCAATGTTGGTTCAAGAAATAAGAAGTTAAAGAATGAAGATGATGAGGTTTGGAAGATCAAGAAAGTGTTGAAAGAGAGCGATGTTGGGAGCATGAGCAGGTTGATACTGACGAGAGAAATGGCAGAGAAGTTTGTGCTGCCTGTGTTGGGGGATGATGCTGATCAGATTGATAGTGGAGTTTCTGTTCAGATTTGGGATGCGGACACCAACTCCATGCACTCTCTTGTTTTCAAGAGATGGGTCTCTTCAAGAAGCTATGTCTTCATTGGTAATTGGATTAAAGATTTTGTTGCAAGAAGGGGTTTAAGGAAAGGAGATGAGATTGGTTTTCAATGGAATCCATTCAAGAATGGCTTTGAATTCTCTGTTCTTCAAGTCAACTACATGGGATAG